The following are encoded together in the Pseudomonas maumuensis genome:
- a CDS encoding copper chaperone PCu(A)C — MSMQPIKRGLAALALMSLALPALAQTTVSDAWVRASVPQQHATGAFMTLTASSDSKLVSVASPVAKTVQVHEMTMNGDVMGMREVKAVELPAGKAVKLDPNGFHVMLMGLNQQVKEGEQVPLTLTIEDAKGAKETLQVQAPVRALNAEAGAGHDHMHMNH, encoded by the coding sequence ATGTCGATGCAACCGATCAAGCGCGGCCTGGCCGCCCTGGCGCTGATGAGCCTGGCCCTGCCAGCCCTGGCCCAGACCACCGTAAGCGATGCTTGGGTACGCGCCAGCGTGCCACAACAGCACGCTACCGGCGCCTTCATGACCCTGACCGCCAGCAGCGACAGCAAGCTGGTCAGCGTCGCCTCGCCCGTGGCCAAGACCGTGCAGGTACATGAGATGACCATGAACGGCGACGTGATGGGCATGCGCGAAGTGAAGGCGGTCGAGTTGCCGGCCGGCAAGGCGGTGAAGCTGGACCCGAACGGCTTCCACGTGATGCTGATGGGTCTGAACCAGCAGGTGAAGGAGGGTGAGCAGGTACCGCTGACCCTGACCATCGAGGATGCCAAGGGCGCCAAGGAAACCCTGCAGGTGCAGGCACCGGTGCGTGCGCTCAATGCCGAGGCCGGCGCAGGCCACGATCACATGCACATGAATCACTGA
- a CDS encoding AzlC family ABC transporter permease — MPSPPLARQAFLHGAIAILPLSVAVAPWGLLAGSMAIEANLSAWQGQGLSAIVFAGAAQLVAIGMLKGGANLFSILLTTLLLTSQHLLYGLSMRPVLSGLPTRWRLGLGFLLTDEFFALTSHHDQQQFNRWYALGVGLTFYVAWNLFTLAGIVLGQNIPHLDQLGLDFSIVATFVALIAPLVRNLPTVVCVAVSLFCSVLFSYWHWETALVAAGLLGMAAGFICQKFSGSRS; from the coding sequence ATGCCCAGCCCACCCCTCGCCCGCCAAGCGTTCCTCCACGGCGCCATCGCCATCCTGCCGCTGTCCGTGGCCGTTGCCCCCTGGGGCCTGCTCGCAGGCAGCATGGCCATCGAGGCCAACCTCAGCGCCTGGCAAGGCCAGGGCCTGTCGGCCATCGTCTTCGCCGGCGCCGCGCAACTGGTGGCCATCGGCATGCTCAAGGGCGGTGCCAACCTGTTCTCGATCCTGCTCACCACCCTGCTGCTGACCTCACAGCACCTGCTCTACGGGCTGTCGATGCGCCCGGTGCTGTCGGGGCTGCCGACCCGCTGGCGGTTGGGCCTGGGCTTCCTGCTCACCGACGAGTTCTTCGCCCTCACCAGCCATCACGACCAGCAGCAGTTCAACCGCTGGTACGCCTTGGGCGTGGGCCTGACCTTCTACGTGGCGTGGAACCTGTTCACCCTGGCCGGCATCGTTCTCGGCCAGAACATCCCGCACCTGGACCAACTGGGCCTGGACTTCTCCATCGTCGCCACCTTCGTCGCACTGATCGCGCCGCTGGTGCGCAACCTGCCGACCGTGGTGTGCGTGGCGGTATCGCTGTTCTGCTCGGTGCTGTTCAGCTACTGGCACTGGGAAACCGCCTTGGTGGCTGCGGGCCTGCTGGGCATGGCCGCCGGCTTTATCTGCCAGAAATTCTCCGGGAGTCGCTCATGA
- a CDS encoding response regulator produces the protein MEHVDHILVVDDDREIRELVGNYLKKNGLRTSIVADGRQMRAFLENNMVDLIVLDIMMPGDDGLLLCRELRAGKHRNTPVLMLTARNDETDRIIGLEMGADDYLTKPFSARELLARINAVLRRTRMLPPNLTISESGRLIAFGPWRLDTTARHLLDSEGTLVALSGAEYRLLRVFLDHPQRVLSREQLLNLTQGREADIFDRSIDLLVSRLRQRLGDDAREPTCIKTVRSEGYVFSLPVQLLESPA, from the coding sequence ATGGAGCATGTCGATCACATCCTGGTCGTCGACGACGACCGCGAAATCCGCGAACTGGTCGGCAACTACCTGAAGAAGAACGGCCTGCGCACCAGCATCGTCGCCGATGGCCGGCAGATGCGCGCCTTCCTGGAAAACAACATGGTCGACCTGATCGTCCTCGACATCATGATGCCCGGCGACGACGGCCTGCTGCTGTGCCGCGAATTGCGCGCCGGGAAGCACCGCAACACGCCGGTGCTGATGCTGACCGCGCGCAACGACGAGACCGACCGCATCATCGGCCTGGAAATGGGCGCCGACGACTACCTGACCAAGCCGTTCTCCGCCCGTGAACTGCTGGCACGGATCAACGCCGTGCTACGCCGCACGCGCATGCTGCCGCCCAATCTGACCATCAGCGAAAGCGGGCGCCTGATCGCCTTCGGCCCCTGGCGCCTGGACACCACCGCGCGCCACCTGCTCGACAGCGAGGGCACCCTGGTGGCGCTGTCCGGCGCCGAGTACCGCCTGCTGCGGGTATTCCTCGACCATCCGCAGCGGGTACTCAGCCGTGAACAGCTGCTCAACCTCACCCAGGGCCGCGAGGCGGACATCTTCGACCGCTCCATCGACCTGCTGGTCAGCCGCCTGCGCCAGCGCCTGGGCGACGATGCCCGCGAACCCACCTGCATCAAGACCGTGCGCAGCGAGGGCTATGTATTCTCGCTGCCGGTGCAATTGCTGGAGTCGCCGGCATGA
- a CDS encoding MFS transporter, with protein MQNRYWLAFATAMLMFPQIAETLYSPALVSLAEGFAVSAAHASLTLSLYFVAFAVGVLFWGRLCDIKGRRPTMLLGLALYTLAALAALLASDFSQLLAARMLAAFAAAVGSVVTQTALRDRYTGAELARVFSLIGACLAISPALGMLGGGWLDQAFGYRGVLAAQLILASILLAWGWQAMPETQAAAPTLTPLWRVLARLLADRRVLLASALVALFNIAVFAWYGLAPFVFERLGQAQWMGYSGVALAFGSLAGARLNALLLGRAVAASTLMKVATLLLVLGALGMMAIGESPWFVAPMALVMVAFAMAIPLLLGSALVAYADCRGTAAALFGLLYYLQIGVGLLLVGMLQMLAPALLLIALAICVLSLGYLRYLRG; from the coding sequence ATGCAAAATCGTTATTGGCTGGCTTTCGCCACTGCCATGCTCATGTTCCCGCAGATAGCCGAAACCCTGTACAGCCCGGCTCTGGTATCGCTGGCCGAAGGCTTCGCGGTTTCCGCTGCGCACGCTTCGTTGACCCTGTCGTTGTACTTCGTCGCATTCGCGGTCGGCGTGCTGTTCTGGGGTCGGTTGTGCGATATCAAAGGCCGGCGACCGACCATGCTCTTGGGCCTTGCCCTGTATACGCTAGCGGCACTGGCAGCACTACTGGCCAGCGACTTCAGCCAGTTGCTGGCGGCTCGGATGCTCGCCGCCTTCGCCGCCGCGGTCGGTTCGGTGGTGACCCAGACCGCATTGCGCGACCGCTACACCGGCGCGGAACTGGCCCGGGTGTTCTCGCTGATCGGCGCCTGCCTGGCCATCAGCCCCGCACTGGGCATGCTCGGTGGCGGCTGGCTGGACCAGGCATTCGGTTATCGCGGCGTGCTGGCCGCACAGCTGATCCTGGCCTCGATACTGCTGGCCTGGGGCTGGCAGGCGATGCCCGAGACCCAGGCCGCCGCGCCCACACTGACACCGTTGTGGCGGGTGCTGGCGCGCCTGCTGGCGGACCGCCGGGTGCTGCTGGCCAGTGCGCTGGTGGCCTTGTTCAATATCGCCGTGTTCGCCTGGTACGGCCTGGCACCGTTCGTCTTCGAACGCCTGGGGCAGGCACAGTGGATGGGCTATTCGGGTGTGGCACTGGCCTTCGGCTCGCTGGCTGGCGCCAGGCTCAACGCCCTGCTGCTCGGGCGCGCAGTCGCGGCCTCCACCCTGATGAAGGTTGCCACGCTGCTGCTCGTGCTCGGCGCGCTGGGCATGATGGCAATCGGTGAATCACCGTGGTTCGTCGCGCCAATGGCCTTGGTGATGGTCGCGTTCGCCATGGCCATCCCCTTGCTGCTCGGCTCGGCACTGGTGGCATACGCCGATTGCCGGGGTACGGCAGCAGCCTTGTTCGGCCTGTTGTATTACCTGCAGATCGGCGTGGGGCTGCTGCTGGTCGGCATGCTGCAGATGCTGGCGCCAGCGTTGCTGCTGATCGCGCTCGCCATCTGCGTGCTGAGCCTGGGCTATTTGCGCTATCTGCGCGGCTGA
- a CDS encoding GlxA family transcriptional regulator, producing the protein MPTPRQFSKKTSTSNMLRLKSGDAGNQRPYRVDFVLLEHFSMASFTVAMDVLVTANLLRADSFTSTPLSLGGDRVLSDLGLELIASPLDPRSLQDLDLLVVCGGLRTPLKYPDLDRLLGDCANHGMTLGGLWNGAWFLGRAGVLDDYGCSVHPEQRASLAEISPQTRITPASFTLDRDRLSAASPNGAMELMLGLVRRLYGDALAEGVEEILSFSGARYRQVGPGAKKSMSLHLRTIVELMENNLEETLSLDQLAAYSGRSRRQIDRLFQAQLGTSPRRYYMELRITKSRRLLQYSDLSVMEVAVACGFVSVSHFSKCYAAYFGYPPSREQRLGE; encoded by the coding sequence GTGCCCACGCCACGTCAGTTCAGCAAAAAGACCAGCACCAGCAACATGCTGCGGCTCAAGTCCGGCGACGCCGGCAACCAGCGCCCCTATCGCGTCGACTTCGTCCTGCTCGAGCACTTCTCCATGGCCAGCTTCACCGTGGCGATGGACGTGCTGGTCACCGCCAACCTGCTGCGCGCCGACAGCTTCACCTCCACCCCGCTGTCGCTGGGCGGCGATCGCGTGCTCAGCGACCTGGGCCTGGAACTGATCGCCAGCCCGCTCGATCCCCGCAGCCTGCAAGACCTCGACCTGCTGGTGGTGTGCGGCGGCCTGCGCACGCCATTGAAATACCCCGACCTCGACCGCCTGCTGGGCGACTGCGCCAACCACGGCATGACCCTCGGCGGGCTGTGGAACGGCGCCTGGTTCCTCGGCCGCGCCGGGGTGCTCGACGACTACGGCTGCAGCGTACATCCCGAGCAGCGCGCCAGCCTGGCCGAGATCAGCCCGCAGACGCGCATCACCCCAGCCAGCTTCACCCTCGACCGTGACCGTCTGAGCGCCGCCAGCCCCAATGGCGCCATGGAGCTGATGCTTGGGCTGGTGCGGCGCCTGTACGGCGATGCCCTGGCCGAAGGCGTCGAGGAGATTTTGTCGTTCTCCGGCGCGCGCTATCGCCAGGTCGGGCCTGGGGCGAAGAAGTCCATGAGCCTGCACCTGCGCACCATCGTCGAGCTGATGGAAAACAACCTCGAGGAAACCCTCAGCCTCGACCAGCTGGCCGCCTACTCCGGGCGCTCGCGCCGGCAGATAGATCGCTTGTTCCAGGCCCAGTTGGGCACCTCGCCCAGGCGCTACTACATGGAGCTGCGCATCACCAAGAGCCGGCGGCTATTGCAGTATTCAGACCTGTCGGTGATGGAGGTAGCGGTGGCCTGCGGCTTCGTTTCGGTATCGCATTTCAGCAAGTGCTATGCGGCGTACTTCGGCTATCCGCCGTCGCGGGAGCAGCGGCTAGGCGAATGA
- a CDS encoding sensor histidine kinase yields MKWPRTLASRLALIFFTGLVLAYGLSFSLQAYERYVSSRSMMLSNLELDVSTSVAILDRLPAAERPAWLSRLERRTYRYRLDEGLSGEAMPSENPPMAADSIVKAIGDRYRLTFQEIPGPNAHFQAHLRLADGAPLTIDVTPASMPVATWLPVVLLIQLAVLLACTWLAVRLAIGPLTRLVQAVDDLDPNSPGPLLDESGPREVRYAAVAFNALQARIAAYLKERMQLLAAISHDLQTPITRMKLRVEQMDDGLEKDKLWHDLDAMEHLVREGVAYARSMDSGTEAPCRVNLDAFLDSLVFDYQDSGAQVNRSGSAQTTLETRPHALRRVLVNLVDNALKFSGAAQLEVGCEHGVTLIRVLDDGPGIPEAELDDVLKPFYRVESSRNRSTGGTGLGLAIAQQLTQAMGGSLTLHNRAEGGLCAQVELR; encoded by the coding sequence ATGAAGTGGCCGCGCACCCTGGCTTCACGCCTGGCGCTGATCTTCTTCACGGGATTGGTGCTGGCCTACGGCCTGTCGTTCAGCCTGCAGGCGTACGAGCGCTATGTCAGCAGCCGCTCGATGATGCTCAGCAACCTGGAGCTGGACGTGTCGACCTCTGTCGCCATCCTCGACCGCCTGCCCGCCGCCGAGCGCCCGGCCTGGCTGTCGCGCCTGGAGCGGCGCACCTACCGCTACCGGCTGGACGAGGGGCTGTCCGGCGAAGCCATGCCGAGCGAGAACCCGCCGATGGCCGCCGACTCGATCGTCAAGGCTATCGGCGACCGCTACCGTCTGACCTTCCAGGAAATTCCCGGCCCTAACGCGCATTTCCAGGCCCACCTGCGCCTCGCTGACGGCGCGCCGCTGACCATCGACGTCACCCCGGCCTCTATGCCTGTGGCTACCTGGCTGCCAGTGGTGCTGCTGATCCAATTGGCGGTGCTGCTGGCCTGCACCTGGCTCGCCGTGCGCCTGGCCATCGGCCCGCTGACCCGGCTGGTCCAGGCCGTGGACGACCTTGACCCGAACAGCCCCGGCCCGCTGCTCGACGAAAGCGGCCCACGCGAGGTGCGCTACGCCGCCGTGGCCTTCAATGCGCTGCAGGCGCGCATCGCTGCCTACCTCAAGGAACGCATGCAGTTGCTGGCCGCCATCTCCCACGACCTGCAAACGCCGATCACACGCATGAAGCTGCGCGTCGAGCAGATGGACGACGGGCTGGAGAAGGACAAGCTGTGGCACGACCTCGACGCCATGGAGCACCTGGTGCGCGAGGGCGTGGCCTATGCCCGCAGCATGGACAGCGGCACCGAGGCGCCGTGCCGGGTCAACCTCGACGCCTTCCTCGACAGCCTGGTGTTCGACTACCAGGACAGCGGCGCGCAGGTGAATCGCAGCGGCAGCGCCCAGACCACCTTGGAAACCCGCCCCCACGCCTTGCGCCGGGTGCTGGTGAACCTGGTGGACAATGCGCTGAAGTTCTCCGGTGCCGCGCAGCTGGAGGTCGGCTGCGAGCACGGCGTGACGCTGATCCGCGTGCTCGACGATGGCCCCGGGATCCCCGAGGCGGAGCTCGACGACGTGCTCAAGCCGTTCTACCGGGTCGAAAGCTCGCGCAACCGCAGCACCGGCGGCACCGGGCTGGGGCTGGCTATCGCCCAGCAGCTGACCCAGGCCATGGGCGGCAGTCTGACCTTGCACAACCGCGCCGAAGGCGGACTGTGCGCGCAGGTCGAGTTGCGTTGA
- a CDS encoding AraC family transcriptional regulator: protein MTTPLREQAHLWQAPALGDVEMLHARYIQQRFAPHVHEGYVFTVIESGAQRFWHRGSEHLAPVGSMVLINPDELHTGATAHEAGWRYRGFYPEHERVTGVLDELELGRHGLPRFKDSVIQDPALAASFSHLHRLSESCASALEQQTAWRQAVLALVQRHGHCAEPVAPGNEPLAVARARELLESQLADPPSLEALAAAVNLSPFHFARVFRQATGLPPHAWLKQRRLARARELLKRGQSVLEVAFTLGFADQSHLSRQFKQAYGVPPGAYRQACLNLA from the coding sequence ATGACCACGCCCCTGCGCGAACAGGCCCACCTGTGGCAGGCGCCCGCCCTGGGCGACGTCGAGATGCTGCACGCCCGCTATATCCAGCAGCGCTTCGCCCCGCACGTTCACGAAGGCTATGTGTTCACCGTGATCGAGTCCGGCGCCCAGCGCTTCTGGCACCGAGGCAGCGAGCACCTGGCGCCGGTGGGCAGCATGGTGCTGATCAACCCCGACGAGCTGCACACCGGCGCCACCGCCCACGAGGCCGGCTGGCGCTACCGCGGCTTCTACCCTGAGCATGAACGGGTCACCGGCGTGCTCGACGAGCTGGAACTGGGCCGCCATGGCCTGCCCCGGTTCAAGGACAGCGTGATCCAAGACCCGGCCCTGGCCGCCTCGTTCAGCCACCTGCACCGGCTTTCGGAGTCCTGCGCCAGCGCCCTTGAGCAACAGACCGCCTGGCGCCAGGCGGTGCTGGCCCTGGTGCAGCGCCATGGTCATTGCGCCGAGCCCGTCGCCCCCGGCAACGAACCGCTGGCCGTGGCCCGCGCCCGCGAGCTGCTGGAGAGCCAGCTGGCCGATCCGCCATCGCTGGAGGCCTTGGCGGCTGCAGTAAACCTTTCGCCGTTCCATTTCGCCCGGGTCTTTCGCCAGGCCACCGGCCTGCCGCCCCATGCCTGGCTCAAGCAGCGCCGCCTGGCCCGCGCCCGGGAACTGCTCAAACGCGGTCAATCCGTCCTCGAAGTCGCCTTTACCCTGGGTTTTGCCGACCAGAGCCATCTGAGCCGGCAGTTCAAGCAGGCCTATGGTGTGCCCCCGGGCGCCTACCGCCAGGCCTGTCTCAACCTGGCGTAG
- a CDS encoding AzlD domain-containing protein, translated as MIWLLIFAMGAVVFLNRYAFLEPRLPLRLSSNARQFLGFAVPGMLTAICGPIIFLPEHQLDLSPLNPYLLGSLVAIALVLLTRSVLLSMLASMLIFFLLRSWLA; from the coding sequence ATGATCTGGCTGCTGATCTTCGCCATGGGCGCGGTGGTGTTCCTCAACCGCTACGCCTTCCTCGAACCGCGCCTGCCCCTGCGCCTTAGCTCCAACGCGCGACAGTTCCTCGGCTTTGCCGTGCCCGGCATGCTCACGGCGATCTGCGGGCCGATCATCTTCCTGCCCGAGCACCAGCTCGACCTAAGCCCGCTGAACCCCTACCTGCTCGGTTCGCTGGTGGCCATCGCCCTGGTGCTGTTGACCCGCAGCGTATTGCTGAGCATGCTGGCGAGCATGCTGATCTTCTTCCTCCTGCGCAGCTGGCTGGCATGA
- a CDS encoding TonB-dependent siderophore receptor: MPIPANTLTPLSKALMLRRMLRSSPAMATLGFALSLPLAAQVQAQEQDFDIPAQSLSSALQELGRQGNLQVLFSPETVQGLRSSPVKGRFSPSQAAGELLKNSGIRYSVQDNTLIISGAAESGSAMTLDATTINGQVLGATTEGSNSYTTGAVTIGKTAQSLRETPQSVTVVTRKLMDDKNLVSLDQVMAQTTGITRANRGYGNHHFSSRGFDLTDESYMVDGVPGQAYAYTGWMTPDMAIFDRVEVLRGASGLLVGAGNPGGAVNLVRKRPTADPRFSVITRAGSWDNYRLDLDASGRLNPQGTLRGRMVASYEDRGYFTDVTKSKRPLLYGIVEADLNDATTVAVGLRRQTSRIDGYSVLGIPNNPDGSNPHLKRSTYLGQDWTKLQTNMDEVFADLTHRFNDNWTGKLALSHSEGGYNRSAIEWGVDFRNNPTLEYGAPGGPRVNTVSYHKFDVTSDAVDGHLDGTFEAFGLTHQVTLGANWSKRKMNDKDNTIDLPKSIPLNVFDPNHSNIPELQRDGWKSMDDTIDTRYGTYVSTRLHATEDLSFVLGGRLSWYKNEAWNGPKVTTSRQDEEFTPFVGAIYDLNDQWSWYASYADIFLPQSNYRTVSGSVLDPSVGSNYETGIKGELFDKRLNVSFAVFYIEQEDVAKQDPDPANRGKCPTDSAGRCWVNGDGINRSKGFEAEATGELLPGLQVAAGYTYNTTSSSEGGPISAQTPKHMVRVNTNYTFPGEWNRLSVGGGVSAQNSYVDAYNEAYNSGRAIFDARAAYKLDEHWTVGVDVENLFDRKYFDSMGYWTRGTTYGTPRSYMFTLRGDF; this comes from the coding sequence ATGCCAATACCAGCCAACACACTGACCCCTTTGAGCAAGGCGCTGATGCTGCGCCGGATGCTGCGTTCCTCGCCGGCCATGGCCACCCTCGGCTTCGCCCTGTCCCTGCCGCTCGCCGCCCAAGTGCAAGCCCAGGAGCAGGATTTCGACATCCCGGCACAATCGCTGAGCAGCGCGCTGCAAGAGCTGGGTCGCCAGGGCAACCTGCAGGTGCTGTTCAGCCCCGAGACCGTACAGGGCCTGCGCAGCAGCCCGGTCAAGGGTCGCTTCTCGCCAAGCCAGGCAGCTGGGGAGCTGCTGAAGAACAGCGGGATTCGCTACAGCGTGCAGGACAACACCCTGATCATCAGCGGCGCGGCTGAATCCGGCTCAGCCATGACCCTGGACGCCACCACCATCAATGGCCAGGTACTGGGTGCCACCACCGAGGGCAGCAACTCCTACACCACTGGCGCGGTGACCATCGGCAAGACCGCGCAATCGCTGCGTGAGACCCCACAGTCGGTCACCGTGGTCACCCGCAAGCTGATGGACGACAAGAACCTGGTCTCGCTGGACCAGGTGATGGCCCAGACCACCGGTATCACCCGCGCCAACCGCGGCTACGGCAACCACCACTTCAGCTCCCGTGGCTTCGACCTCACCGACGAAAGCTACATGGTCGACGGCGTGCCCGGTCAAGCCTACGCCTACACCGGCTGGATGACCCCGGACATGGCGATCTTCGACCGCGTCGAAGTGCTGCGCGGCGCCTCCGGCCTGCTGGTGGGCGCGGGCAACCCGGGCGGCGCGGTGAACCTGGTGCGCAAGCGCCCGACCGCCGACCCGCGTTTCTCCGTCATCACCCGCGCCGGCTCCTGGGACAACTACCGCCTGGACCTGGATGCCAGCGGCCGCCTCAACCCCCAGGGCACCCTGCGCGGACGCATGGTCGCCTCCTATGAAGACCGTGGCTACTTCACCGACGTCACCAAGTCCAAGCGGCCGCTGCTGTACGGCATCGTCGAAGCCGACCTCAACGATGCCACCACCGTCGCTGTCGGCCTGCGCCGCCAGACCTCGCGCATCGACGGCTACAGCGTGCTGGGTATCCCCAACAACCCCGACGGCAGCAACCCGCACCTGAAGCGCTCGACCTACCTCGGGCAGGACTGGACCAAGCTGCAGACCAACATGGACGAGGTGTTCGCCGACCTCACCCACCGCTTCAACGACAACTGGACCGGCAAGCTGGCGCTGTCTCACTCCGAAGGCGGCTACAACCGTAGCGCCATCGAGTGGGGCGTGGATTTCAGAAATAATCCCACGCTGGAATACGGCGCCCCAGGTGGCCCCAGAGTCAACACTGTCAGCTATCACAAGTTTGACGTTACCTCCGACGCCGTCGACGGCCACTTGGACGGCACCTTCGAGGCATTCGGCCTGACCCATCAGGTCACGCTCGGTGCCAACTGGTCCAAGCGCAAAATGAACGACAAGGACAACACCATAGATCTACCTAAATCTATTCCGCTTAATGTATTTGATCCCAACCATAGCAATATCCCTGAGTTGCAGCGTGACGGCTGGAAGTCCATGGATGACACCATCGACACCCGATATGGCACCTACGTGAGCACACGTCTGCACGCAACCGAAGACCTGAGCTTCGTCCTCGGTGGTCGCCTGAGCTGGTACAAGAACGAAGCCTGGAACGGCCCGAAGGTGACGACCAGCCGGCAGGACGAGGAATTCACACCCTTCGTCGGTGCGATCTACGACCTGAACGACCAGTGGTCCTGGTACGCCAGCTATGCCGACATCTTCCTACCGCAGTCCAACTACCGCACCGTCAGCGGCAGCGTGCTGGATCCATCAGTCGGTTCGAACTACGAAACCGGTATAAAGGGTGAGCTTTTCGACAAACGTCTAAACGTGTCCTTCGCAGTGTTCTACATCGAGCAGGAGGACGTAGCCAAGCAAGATCCTGATCCCGCAAACCGTGGCAAGTGCCCAACGGACTCTGCCGGCCGCTGCTGGGTCAACGGCGACGGCATCAACCGCAGCAAGGGCTTCGAAGCCGAGGCCACCGGCGAACTGCTGCCGGGCCTGCAAGTGGCGGCTGGCTACACCTACAACACCACAAGCTCCTCCGAAGGTGGCCCGATCTCGGCGCAGACCCCGAAACACATGGTGCGCGTGAACACCAACTACACCTTCCCGGGCGAGTGGAACCGTCTGAGCGTCGGTGGTGGCGTTTCGGCGCAGAACTCCTACGTCGATGCCTACAACGAGGCGTACAACAGCGGCCGGGCGATCTTCGACGCGCGTGCCGCCTACAAGCTCGACGAGCACTGGACCGTGGGCGTGGACGTCGAGAACCTGTTCGACCGCAAGTACTTCGACTCGATGGGCTACTGGACCCGCGGCACCACCTACGGTACTCCGCGTAGCTACATGTTCACCCTGCGCGGCGACTTCTAA
- a CDS encoding thioredoxin family protein, with translation MTTEARGKRRLLKAGGVALALLGLGLAGHLLARDSYGPMPSLAGAEQWLNSPPLDGPALKGKVVLVDFWTYDCINCRRSLPHVNDWARRYGEQGLVVVGVHTPEYDYEHDIGSVRAQVQQLGIAYPVAVDNGYRIWNAWGNQFWPAHYFVDRKGQVRHVHFGEGDYAGQERVIQALLDEQG, from the coding sequence ATGACAACTGAGGCGCGCGGCAAGCGCCGCCTGCTCAAGGCCGGCGGCGTGGCCCTGGCCCTGCTCGGGCTGGGCCTGGCCGGCCACCTGCTGGCCCGTGACAGCTATGGCCCCATGCCTTCGCTGGCCGGCGCCGAGCAGTGGCTCAACTCGCCGCCGCTGGACGGCCCGGCCCTCAAGGGCAAGGTGGTGCTGGTGGATTTCTGGACCTACGACTGCATCAACTGCCGGCGCAGCCTGCCGCATGTCAACGACTGGGCGCGGCGCTACGGCGAGCAGGGGTTGGTGGTGGTCGGGGTGCATACGCCGGAGTACGACTACGAGCATGACATCGGCAGTGTGCGGGCGCAGGTGCAGCAGTTGGGCATTGCCTATCCGGTGGCGGTCGATAACGGCTACCGGATCTGGAACGCCTGGGGCAACCAGTTCTGGCCGGCGCACTACTTCGTCGACCGCAAGGGGCAGGTGCGCCATGTGCACTTTGGCGAAGGCGATTATGCAGGGCAGGAGCGGGTGATCCAGGCATTGCTCGATGAGCAGGGCTGA
- a CDS encoding DUF2790 domain-containing protein encodes MTFKTLASAALFAALGLGAITAQASSTSLNDASVMQYRYGDKLDVKKVLSVKDDRSNTCGVVNTRMDYLDSQGKPQSVEYRSYATSGCHDN; translated from the coding sequence ATGACTTTCAAGACCCTCGCCAGCGCCGCCCTGTTCGCCGCTCTCGGCCTCGGCGCCATCACCGCCCAGGCCAGCAGCACCTCGCTCAACGACGCCAGCGTGATGCAGTACCGCTACGGCGACAAGCTGGATGTAAAGAAGGTGTTGTCGGTGAAGGATGACCGCAGCAACACCTGTGGCGTGGTCAACACCCGCATGGACTACCTCGACTCCCAGGGCAAGCCGCAGAGCGTCGAGTACCGTTCCTACGCCACCAGTGGCTGCCATGACAACTGA
- a CDS encoding AraC family transcriptional regulator, whose translation MAWLAPDSAFDPDAYPAPVIGICSALGDHDSGNHWHIRGQVLFTRQGCVRIDSPGVLCLLPPSRAAWIPGGLAHRARMRETVDYRSVYLDATVAAGLPEQVTILDVNPLLRELLERIAQAPFDSDWRHGANHHLLGLCRAELQSAQRQPMLLPLPRDRRLARLVDGLDRLPPVLGELARQAGASEKTIGRLLRRDTGMSYQQWRQQWRLLRAVERLALNVPLGEIADELGFASDSAFIAFFRGMTGLTPGAWSRAATPG comes from the coding sequence ATGGCATGGCTCGCACCCGATAGCGCGTTTGACCCGGACGCCTACCCTGCACCGGTGATCGGCATCTGCTCGGCCCTGGGCGACCATGACTCCGGCAACCACTGGCATATCCGAGGCCAGGTGCTGTTCACCCGCCAGGGCTGTGTGCGCATCGACTCGCCCGGTGTGCTGTGCCTGTTGCCGCCGAGCCGCGCGGCCTGGATACCGGGCGGCCTGGCGCACCGTGCGCGGATGCGCGAGACGGTGGATTACCGCTCGGTGTACCTGGATGCGACGGTGGCGGCGGGGCTGCCGGAGCAGGTGACCATCCTCGACGTCAACCCATTGCTGCGCGAACTGCTCGAGCGGATTGCCCAGGCACCGTTCGACAGCGACTGGCGACATGGAGCCAATCATCATTTGCTGGGCTTGTGTCGCGCCGAACTGCAAAGCGCGCAGCGCCAGCCGATGCTGCTCCCACTGCCGCGCGACCGACGCCTGGCGCGTCTGGTGGACGGCCTCGATCGCTTGCCGCCAGTACTGGGCGAATTGGCACGACAAGCCGGGGCCAGTGAAAAGACCATTGGCCGCCTGCTGCGTCGCGACACCGGGATGAGCTACCAGCAATGGCGCCAGCAGTGGCGATTGCTGCGGGCGGTCGAGCGCCTGGCGCTGAACGTGCCGCTGGGCGAGATAGCCGATGAGCTGGGCTTTGCCAGCGACAGCGCCTTCATCGCGTTTTTCCGTGGCATGACCGGTCTGACGCCGGGCGCCTGGAGTCGCGCCGCTACGCCAGGTTGA